The following are encoded together in the Rhodopirellula bahusiensis genome:
- a CDS encoding DUF1559 domain-containing protein has protein sequence MLSKNRSRRAFTLVELLVVIAIIGVLVGLLLPAVQAAREAARRMSCSNNFKQLGLAMHNYHSAYNGAPIHGVGTDVGDSTHNWWTSYTTHNYWRLNALVGMTPFMEQQALWEQITNPNSERTDGNTGAGIGVPANPWPPMGPAPDNIQYKPWATELPTLRCPSDPGEGLPSLGRTNYGMSMGDSFWWTMDGKLRPSNPSVASNYAQQSRAANRGFFVMHSQTKFRDVLDGLSNTIAMAEIATDLGDADNRTRGKTHSGGQGAQASMQNNPRLCIEDASPMIDPTRPQFWVNSGLEGVTKGRGFRWADSQNAQSNVHTILPPNAPLCVAHDSNGNAIMTASSRHQGGVHVLMGDGAVKFITSSIEAGNQNNPVVHLGGNAANQNQAGAKSPFGLWGALGSRGAREVIDGEF, from the coding sequence ATGTTAAGTAAAAATCGTTCTCGTCGAGCGTTCACGTTGGTGGAACTGCTCGTCGTGATCGCGATCATCGGCGTGCTCGTTGGGCTGCTTTTGCCCGCGGTGCAGGCCGCTCGTGAAGCCGCTCGGCGGATGAGTTGCAGCAACAACTTCAAGCAACTCGGGCTGGCGATGCACAACTATCACAGCGCGTACAACGGCGCACCGATCCACGGTGTTGGAACGGATGTTGGCGACAGCACCCACAATTGGTGGACCAGCTACACGACTCACAACTACTGGCGATTGAACGCTTTGGTAGGGATGACTCCTTTCATGGAGCAGCAAGCTCTGTGGGAACAGATCACGAACCCCAATTCAGAGCGAACCGATGGCAACACCGGTGCGGGAATTGGAGTTCCAGCCAATCCTTGGCCGCCGATGGGACCTGCACCTGACAACATTCAATACAAGCCATGGGCCACGGAACTCCCGACGCTACGTTGCCCCAGCGATCCAGGTGAAGGCTTGCCGAGCCTTGGTCGAACGAATTACGGAATGTCGATGGGCGATTCGTTTTGGTGGACGATGGACGGAAAGTTACGTCCTTCCAATCCAAGTGTCGCGAGCAATTACGCTCAGCAATCCCGTGCCGCCAACCGTGGTTTCTTCGTGATGCACTCGCAAACCAAATTTCGCGACGTGCTGGATGGTTTGTCCAACACGATTGCGATGGCCGAGATCGCGACTGATCTGGGCGATGCCGACAACCGGACCCGCGGGAAAACCCATTCGGGCGGTCAGGGTGCTCAAGCATCCATGCAGAACAACCCAAGGCTCTGCATCGAAGATGCATCTCCGATGATTGATCCGACTCGCCCGCAGTTTTGGGTCAACAGCGGTTTGGAAGGTGTGACGAAGGGCCGTGGTTTTCGCTGGGCCGATTCTCAGAATGCTCAGTCGAATGTTCACACCATCTTGCCACCAAACGCGCCGTTGTGCGTCGCGCACGATTCGAACGGCAATGCGATCATGACCGCATCCAGTCGCCACCAAGGCGGTGTGCACGTGTTGATGGGTGATGGTGCCGTGAAATTCATCACCTCGTCGATCGAAGCCGGCAACCAGAACAACCCTGTCGTGCACCTGGGCGGTAACGCCGCCAACCAAAACCAAGCCGGTGCGAAGAGCCCCTTCGGCTTGTGGGGTGCACTTGGTTCGCGTGGCGCACGCGAAGTGATTGACGGCGAATTCTAA
- a CDS encoding flagellar biosynthesis anti-sigma factor FlgM: MQIYGPFRLSTSQAASSVSKPAANAGANRLKPDATTSKTSAAPVDQLDLSSAATSANRLDSTSSIAGGGEIRIDRVADIRRQIADGSYDTPEKMDAALDRFLDELA; this comes from the coding sequence ATGCAAATTTACGGTCCATTTCGACTTTCCACGAGCCAAGCCGCCTCGTCGGTTTCCAAGCCAGCTGCCAATGCTGGTGCGAACCGTCTGAAGCCGGATGCAACCACTTCCAAGACATCAGCCGCGCCGGTGGACCAACTCGATCTGTCCAGCGCCGCGACATCCGCGAATCGTTTGGATTCCACATCATCCATCGCTGGTGGTGGTGAAATCCGAATCGACCGCGTTGCTGATATCCGTCGCCAAATTGCCGACGGAAGCTATGACACACCGGAGAAGATGGACGCGGCACTCGACCGCTTCCTCGATGAGCTGGCGTGA
- a CDS encoding tyrosine-protein kinase family protein, whose amino-acid sequence MMNQPNNFIQSHARNRRYVSKTVAQMQAVDSLDSSSAAPRTNDATIRESLTGLERSERVTRRLDEAVLRLDRAASMRRQRGTEETLGEATEVEAAPVDNDPVVPAPKSHLLEDSPSAIKRPSDRLKSMRVDRRDDATGMQLDASVSESSSIWMETADQSTRLRIDRPVDAEDTARRIGEPLIVSGVAKIPAAPVVDVDSLHTEVSQPSSFAPETIQTPVHHPEPQPMPDVASRVTQTVSEAERYLAESMRQQTAHMADLAPVIEPEPAAVVQPVTAPVDEPVEVAKRPFVAAWQVNELEIPDTVSELFLCGSLADQLGQHIVDAQLDGLGSIAVTSVLPGEGRSTVAMGIALSVAYTGMKVALVDADSNGPTLVDDFALELDHDWIDAIRDGIPVEEIAVASESDALTLIPLLPGAEELSPASSELEQVIERLKQSFDLVIIDCGTSALSTASLCDSALVVRDAGRTDVSEIETLVQELRRNGLTGVGIVENFCQDTE is encoded by the coding sequence GTGATGAATCAGCCCAATAATTTCATTCAATCGCACGCTCGGAATCGTCGCTACGTCTCCAAGACGGTGGCGCAAATGCAAGCAGTCGACTCGCTCGACTCTTCCTCCGCAGCACCACGGACAAACGACGCCACGATTCGAGAATCGTTGACCGGATTGGAGCGATCTGAACGAGTCACGCGGCGTTTGGACGAGGCGGTTCTGCGACTGGATCGTGCCGCATCGATGCGTCGTCAGCGCGGAACGGAAGAAACGCTCGGCGAAGCGACCGAGGTCGAGGCCGCACCCGTGGATAACGATCCCGTTGTGCCCGCACCGAAGTCTCATTTGCTCGAAGATTCGCCCTCGGCAATCAAACGGCCATCGGATCGATTGAAGTCGATGCGAGTCGACCGCCGCGATGACGCGACGGGAATGCAGTTGGATGCATCGGTTTCGGAATCGAGTTCCATCTGGATGGAAACCGCTGATCAGTCGACTCGTCTGCGAATCGATCGCCCGGTGGATGCGGAAGACACCGCTCGACGAATTGGCGAACCGCTGATTGTGTCTGGCGTTGCAAAGATTCCTGCTGCTCCAGTCGTCGATGTCGACTCGCTGCACACCGAAGTTTCGCAGCCATCATCGTTCGCTCCCGAAACAATCCAGACGCCGGTTCATCATCCCGAACCGCAACCGATGCCTGACGTTGCTTCTCGCGTGACACAAACGGTGAGCGAAGCGGAACGCTATCTCGCCGAGTCGATGCGTCAGCAAACTGCTCATATGGCCGACCTGGCACCGGTTATCGAACCAGAACCCGCCGCCGTGGTCCAACCGGTCACAGCACCAGTTGATGAACCGGTGGAAGTGGCCAAGCGACCCTTCGTCGCCGCATGGCAAGTGAACGAGCTGGAAATTCCAGACACAGTTTCTGAGTTGTTCTTGTGTGGATCGTTGGCCGACCAACTTGGCCAACACATCGTGGACGCTCAACTCGATGGACTCGGATCAATCGCCGTGACCAGTGTGTTGCCCGGCGAAGGTCGCTCGACCGTTGCCATGGGCATTGCGCTCAGTGTGGCGTACACCGGAATGAAGGTCGCTTTGGTCGATGCTGACAGCAACGGACCAACGCTTGTCGATGACTTCGCGTTGGAGCTGGATCATGACTGGATCGACGCGATTCGCGATGGAATTCCCGTTGAGGAAATCGCAGTGGCGTCCGAGTCTGATGCTTTGACTCTGATTCCATTGTTGCCCGGTGCGGAAGAACTGTCGCCCGCTTCGAGTGAACTGGAACAGGTCATCGAACGCCTCAAGCAATCCTTCGATCTTGTGATCATCGACTGCGGCACATCTGCTCTTTCGACGGCCAGTCTTTGTGACTCGGCTTTGGTCGTGCGAGACGCAGGCAGAACGGATGTTTCCGAAATTGAAACACTCGTTCAAGAGCTGCGTCGCAATGGATTGACCGGCGTTGGCATCGTCGAAAACTTTTGCCAAGACACTGAGTGA
- the hemC gene encoding hydroxymethylbilane synthase, which yields MATRESPLAMWQAEHVAESLKKRGFQTEIVPLVSKGDTDMRPIDGTRQVGLFTKRIQQALVDDEADVAVHSLKDLPTEPDSRFTLAAVPPRESVLDALVFADDSPHLKEQADAASPLDCLPQGARVGTGSTRRLAQLKQLRPDLDVLPIRGNVQTRLAKLNAGEFDAIVLAHAGILRLEMNDLPHRLFPLEEMIPAPGQGALGIEVRSDDTNAMHAISSLNDAAARLAATAERKVLSELHGGCLAPIACHAKLETSDTGTELCLNAIVMSADGKERLQESARIAVTPDDNDLEVATAHELGTSVANRLREQGADKLISTVRDAH from the coding sequence ATCGCCACCCGAGAAAGCCCGTTGGCCATGTGGCAGGCCGAACACGTTGCTGAATCATTGAAAAAACGTGGTTTCCAGACCGAAATCGTGCCGTTGGTCAGCAAAGGCGACACCGACATGCGCCCCATCGACGGCACTCGCCAAGTCGGTTTGTTCACCAAACGCATCCAGCAGGCGTTGGTTGATGACGAAGCGGATGTGGCGGTCCACTCCCTCAAAGATTTGCCAACTGAACCGGACAGTCGATTCACCTTGGCCGCGGTTCCCCCACGTGAATCGGTCTTGGACGCCCTCGTCTTCGCCGACGACAGTCCTCATTTGAAGGAGCAGGCGGACGCGGCCTCGCCACTGGACTGCTTGCCGCAAGGAGCACGTGTTGGAACGGGCAGCACCCGCCGGTTGGCTCAACTGAAACAGCTTCGTCCGGACCTCGATGTCCTGCCCATCCGCGGCAACGTGCAGACTCGCTTGGCCAAACTTAACGCTGGCGAATTCGATGCAATTGTCTTGGCCCACGCCGGAATCTTGCGTTTGGAAATGAACGACCTGCCTCACCGATTGTTCCCGCTCGAAGAGATGATTCCCGCTCCCGGCCAAGGTGCCTTGGGAATCGAAGTTCGAAGCGATGACACCAACGCGATGCACGCTATCTCAAGTTTGAACGACGCGGCGGCACGGTTGGCGGCGACGGCGGAGCGAAAGGTTTTGTCGGAACTTCACGGCGGATGCTTGGCTCCGATCGCTTGTCATGCCAAATTGGAAACGTCTGACACGGGCACCGAACTGTGCCTCAACGCGATCGTGATGTCAGCCGATGGCAAAGAACGATTGCAAGAATCCGCTCGCATCGCTGTCACACCGGACGACAACGACTTGGAAGTCGCCACCGCACATGAATTGGGAACAAGCGTTGCCAACCGATTGCGAGAACAAGGTGCGGACAAACTGATCAGCACCGTTCGTGACGCACACTGA
- a CDS encoding ribose-phosphate diphosphokinase has product MRELKIFSGRANHDLADKLCRHLHLKPARITLGQFPDGENYCKLDEDVRGRDVFLVQPTCPPVNDNLIELLTMIDCCKRASAERITAVIPYFGYARQDRKDEGRVPITAKLVANLITRAGADRVLTMDLHAAQIQGFFDVPVDHLYAAPVINDHFVSRRFAGDEVVVVSPDEGSIKRALGHTKRLGGNLAIVDKRRTNALEVRQNTIIGGPVEGKVALMFDDMISTAGSICGAARLVHEAGAKEIHIACTHGVLCGPAIERLREAPIDSITVTDTIPVTGEKLLPNLVQLSVAPLLAEAIKRIHHDQSISELFRER; this is encoded by the coding sequence ATGCGTGAACTGAAAATCTTCAGTGGCCGAGCAAACCATGACCTTGCTGACAAACTGTGTCGTCACCTGCACTTGAAGCCAGCCCGCATCACGCTGGGCCAATTCCCGGACGGTGAAAACTACTGCAAACTCGATGAAGACGTTCGCGGTCGCGACGTTTTCTTGGTGCAACCAACTTGCCCACCCGTCAACGACAACTTGATCGAGTTGTTGACGATGATCGATTGCTGCAAACGAGCCAGCGCTGAACGCATCACCGCCGTCATCCCGTACTTCGGTTACGCACGCCAGGATCGCAAAGACGAAGGCCGTGTGCCGATCACCGCGAAATTGGTTGCCAACCTGATCACGCGGGCGGGTGCCGATCGAGTCCTCACAATGGACCTGCATGCGGCTCAGATCCAAGGGTTCTTTGACGTGCCCGTCGACCACTTGTACGCCGCTCCCGTGATCAATGATCACTTTGTCAGCCGCCGGTTCGCCGGTGACGAAGTTGTCGTGGTCAGCCCCGACGAAGGCAGCATCAAACGTGCACTGGGTCACACGAAACGACTCGGTGGCAACTTGGCCATCGTCGACAAACGTCGCACCAATGCCTTGGAAGTCCGCCAGAACACAATCATCGGCGGCCCAGTCGAAGGCAAGGTTGCACTCATGTTTGATGACATGATCAGCACGGCCGGATCAATCTGCGGGGCGGCCCGACTGGTTCACGAAGCCGGTGCGAAAGAGATCCACATCGCGTGCACGCACGGCGTTTTGTGTGGTCCCGCCATCGAACGGCTTCGGGAAGCACCAATCGACTCGATCACGGTGACGGACACGATTCCCGTGACCGGTGAGAAGCTGCTGCCAAACTTGGTGCAACTCTCGGTGGCACCTTTGCTGGCCGAAGCGATCAAGCGGATTCACCACGATCAATCGATCAGCGAACTTTTTCGCGAACGTTGA
- a CDS encoding Gfo/Idh/MocA family protein yields MRVGLVVATAFLGMSVLSSVATVVADEPVRIGIIGLDTSHSPAFAKEFNAEHSADDPLAGFRVVAAYPFGSKSIESSSSRIPGYTEQLESMGIEIVDSISDLLSKVDCVLLETNDGTLHHEQALQVFEAGKPVFIDKPVGSDLAETLAIYAAAKHFDVPMFSSSSLRYSNGAQAIRSGSVGKVLGCSAHSPCKIEPSHVDLYWYGIHGVETLYTCMGVGCDTVSHTSTDDFEFAVGRWSDGRIGTFRGIRAGSSGYGGMVYGEKAVREIGKYDGYRPLLVEIAKFFRTGESPIDAAETIELYAFMQAAYESKRQGGIPVEIEAVMQSAEKQAKMLNSSLSN; encoded by the coding sequence ATGCGAGTCGGTTTGGTTGTTGCGACAGCGTTTCTAGGCATGAGTGTCTTGTCTTCCGTTGCGACGGTGGTGGCGGACGAGCCCGTTCGGATTGGCATCATCGGGCTGGACACTTCGCACTCGCCAGCGTTTGCAAAGGAGTTCAATGCCGAGCATTCGGCCGATGATCCGTTGGCCGGTTTTCGCGTCGTTGCTGCTTACCCATTCGGCAGCAAATCGATCGAGTCGAGCAGCAGCCGAATTCCCGGCTACACCGAGCAGCTGGAATCGATGGGAATCGAGATTGTTGATTCCATCAGCGATCTGTTGTCCAAGGTGGATTGCGTGTTGCTGGAAACCAACGATGGAACGCTTCACCACGAGCAAGCGTTGCAGGTCTTCGAGGCGGGAAAGCCCGTATTCATCGACAAGCCTGTCGGGTCCGACTTAGCCGAAACGCTGGCCATCTATGCAGCGGCGAAACACTTCGATGTGCCGATGTTCTCCAGTTCCTCGCTGCGTTACAGCAACGGGGCTCAAGCGATTCGATCAGGTTCCGTTGGCAAGGTGCTCGGTTGCAGTGCCCATAGCCCCTGCAAGATTGAGCCATCGCATGTGGATTTGTATTGGTACGGAATCCACGGTGTCGAAACGCTTTACACCTGCATGGGCGTGGGCTGCGATACGGTGTCCCACACGTCAACCGACGATTTTGAGTTTGCCGTTGGTCGCTGGAGCGATGGTCGGATCGGAACGTTTCGAGGCATCCGGGCCGGCAGTTCCGGCTACGGCGGAATGGTCTACGGAGAGAAAGCCGTTCGGGAAATCGGAAAGTACGACGGCTACCGACCGCTGCTCGTCGAGATCGCCAAATTCTTCCGCACCGGTGAATCTCCGATCGATGCCGCGGAAACGATCGAGCTGTATGCCTTCATGCAAGCGGCTTACGAAAGCAAACGCCAAGGCGGCATACCCGTCGAAATCGAAGCCGTGATGCAGTCGGCTGAGAAGCAAGCGAAAATGCTCAACTCATCGCTTTCGAACTGA
- the hemL gene encoding glutamate-1-semialdehyde 2,1-aminomutase: MNSPANSSAALPTAGPKSVAAFERASKLMPGGVNSPARAFGAVGGTPLFIERAEGPYLFDIDGNRYIDYIGSWGPMILGHAHPEVIAAITAAAAKGTSYGAPTEAESQLAEQIIEAVPSIEKVRLVNSGTEATMSALRVARGATGRKKVIKFAGNYHGHVDSLLVAAGSAAATLGAPDSPGVTPGAAEDTLVLSYNDVPGLQSAFDQHGDDIAALILEPVVGNMGCVLPTMDFLNAARDLTSKHGSILIFDEVMTGFRVAYGGAQERFGVTPDMTTLGKIVGGGMPLGAYGGRADIMNQVLPAGKVFQAGTLSGNPVAVAAGSATLRLLKENPPYEQLERLADRLAEGLDRAATSAGMAHTVAKAGAMLTLFFNPDAVHCWDDADRCDRDAFGRYFWGMMSEGIYMPCSQFEALFFSQQHTEAMIDETIAAAEKVLKSL; the protein is encoded by the coding sequence ATGAACTCACCCGCGAACTCTTCTGCCGCTCTGCCCACCGCTGGTCCAAAGAGTGTTGCCGCTTTCGAACGTGCGTCCAAGTTGATGCCCGGCGGTGTCAACTCACCGGCCAGAGCGTTTGGTGCCGTTGGTGGCACACCGCTGTTCATCGAACGAGCCGAAGGTCCGTATTTGTTCGACATCGATGGCAACCGCTACATCGATTACATCGGATCATGGGGACCGATGATCCTGGGCCACGCTCACCCGGAGGTCATTGCCGCAATCACCGCCGCCGCGGCCAAGGGAACCAGCTACGGAGCGCCGACCGAAGCGGAATCGCAACTCGCTGAGCAAATCATCGAAGCTGTTCCGAGCATCGAGAAAGTCCGCTTGGTCAACAGCGGCACGGAAGCAACCATGAGCGCGCTCCGCGTGGCTCGTGGAGCAACCGGACGAAAGAAGGTCATTAAATTCGCGGGCAACTACCACGGTCATGTGGACTCACTGCTCGTCGCTGCCGGAAGCGCCGCCGCGACACTGGGTGCTCCCGATTCCCCGGGTGTCACACCCGGTGCAGCCGAAGACACGCTGGTGCTTTCTTACAACGATGTGCCTGGTTTGCAGAGCGCGTTTGATCAACACGGCGATGACATCGCTGCTTTGATCCTCGAACCCGTCGTCGGAAACATGGGATGCGTCCTGCCGACCATGGACTTCCTGAACGCCGCTCGCGACCTGACTTCGAAACATGGATCGATCCTGATCTTTGATGAAGTCATGACAGGTTTTCGTGTGGCATACGGTGGGGCTCAGGAGCGATTCGGTGTCACACCGGACATGACGACACTCGGCAAAATCGTCGGTGGAGGGATGCCGCTGGGAGCCTACGGCGGACGTGCCGACATCATGAACCAAGTGCTTCCTGCGGGCAAAGTCTTTCAAGCCGGAACGCTGAGCGGCAACCCCGTCGCGGTGGCGGCCGGTTCAGCAACGCTTCGTTTGTTGAAAGAGAACCCTCCCTACGAGCAACTGGAACGATTGGCAGATCGCTTAGCCGAAGGCTTGGATCGCGCGGCGACCTCAGCGGGCATGGCACACACTGTTGCCAAAGCCGGCGCGATGCTGACGCTGTTCTTCAATCCCGATGCGGTCCATTGCTGGGACGATGCAGATCGTTGTGACCGAGACGCCTTTGGACGCTACTTCTGGGGAATGATGAGCGAAGGCATCTACATGCCTTGCAGCCAGTTCGAAGCGTTGTTTTTCAGTCAACAACACACCGAAGCGATGATCGACGAAACAATCGCCGCGGCGGAAAAGGTCCTGAAGTCGCTTTAA
- a CDS encoding sugar phosphate nucleotidyltransferase: MTTNSESTAPPTANSTANVCLVVLAAGKGTRMNSELPKVLCPVVDRPMIHFVLDAADKAGIQKKIAVVGYEADLVRKELQSRDDDSLTFAEQTEQLGTGHAVQMCLDQLADHDGLTLVIAGDSPLIQPSSLIKLIEHFQATQPALLLGTLTKDDPTGLGRIVRNDSGQFTGIVEHKDATDAQREIREVNMSTYLFNNADLLDSLSKLSNDNAQGEYYLTDCARLLHEAGRPVEALPVLQDCESLSINNPEELQLVDQTMRAMGYA; this comes from the coding sequence ATGACTACGAATTCAGAGTCCACCGCTCCCCCGACGGCGAACTCCACCGCCAACGTCTGCTTGGTTGTCCTGGCCGCAGGCAAAGGAACTCGCATGAATAGCGAGCTTCCCAAGGTGCTGTGTCCGGTTGTCGATCGTCCGATGATTCATTTCGTTTTGGACGCCGCAGACAAAGCTGGGATCCAAAAGAAAATTGCGGTCGTGGGCTACGAAGCGGATTTGGTTCGCAAGGAGCTGCAATCCCGCGATGACGACTCGCTGACCTTTGCCGAGCAAACGGAGCAACTCGGGACGGGACATGCCGTTCAAATGTGCCTCGATCAGTTGGCCGACCACGACGGCCTGACGCTGGTCATCGCCGGTGACTCACCGCTGATTCAGCCGTCCAGCTTGATCAAGTTGATCGAGCATTTCCAAGCCACGCAGCCGGCTTTGCTACTCGGCACTCTGACCAAAGACGATCCAACGGGGCTCGGCCGAATCGTTCGAAACGACAGCGGCCAATTCACCGGCATCGTGGAGCACAAAGACGCCACCGATGCACAACGCGAAATTCGCGAGGTGAACATGAGCACGTATCTGTTCAACAACGCGGACCTGCTGGACTCACTTTCCAAACTCAGCAATGACAACGCACAAGGCGAATACTACCTGACGGATTGTGCTCGCCTGCTTCATGAAGCCGGACGCCCCGTCGAAGCTTTGCCCGTTTTGCAGGATTGCGAATCGCTTTCCATCAACAACCCCGAGGAACTTCAATTGGTCGACCAAACAATGCGAGCGATGGGTTATGCGTGA
- a CDS encoding DUF1559 domain-containing protein, translated as MNLKRSSRRGFTLVELLVVIAIIGVLVGLLLPAVQAAREAARRMSCSNNFKQLGLAIHNYHSAYNGAPMQGVGTDVGNGSHNWWSSYTTHNYWRLSALVGMTPFMEQQGLWEQITNPNSERTDGNTGAGIGTTANPWPPMGPTPQNIQYKPWATELPTFRCPSDPGKGLPSLGRTNYAMSMGDSFWWTMHGDLRPANSGAANNYAQHSRAANRGFFVKHKQVKFRDVLDGLSNTIAMGEIATDLGDFDNRTRAKRHPDRQPAQTAIRQNPRLCIEDGTMIDPQRPQFWTPGALEGNSKGRGFRWADCQNAQSQVHTILPPNSPTCIPHDSNGPSIMTVSSRHQGGAHVLMGDGAVKFITSSIESGNQNNPVVWRNGNDANMNQPGAQSPYGLWGALGSRGAREVIDGEF; from the coding sequence ATGAACTTAAAGAGAAGCAGTCGGCGTGGTTTTACGTTGGTCGAGCTTTTGGTCGTCATTGCAATCATTGGAGTTTTGGTTGGTTTATTGCTGCCTGCAGTTCAAGCGGCACGTGAAGCGGCTCGCAGAATGAGTTGCAGCAACAATTTCAAGCAGCTTGGGCTCGCGATTCACAATTATCACAGCGCCTACAACGGCGCTCCGATGCAGGGCGTCGGAACGGACGTTGGGAACGGTAGCCACAATTGGTGGTCCAGCTACACAACTCATAACTACTGGCGACTGAGCGCTCTGGTTGGGATGACTCCATTCATGGAACAGCAGGGTTTGTGGGAGCAGATCACCAACCCGAATTCAGAACGCACCGATGGCAATACCGGAGCAGGAATCGGAACGACGGCGAATCCGTGGCCACCGATGGGGCCAACGCCTCAAAACATTCAGTACAAACCTTGGGCGACCGAATTGCCGACGTTTCGCTGTCCTAGCGATCCCGGCAAAGGTCTGCCAAGCCTTGGTCGAACGAACTACGCGATGTCGATGGGGGATTCTTTCTGGTGGACCATGCATGGTGACCTTCGGCCGGCCAACTCAGGTGCTGCCAACAATTACGCGCAGCATTCTCGCGCGGCGAATCGTGGATTCTTTGTGAAGCACAAGCAGGTCAAATTTCGAGACGTGCTCGACGGATTGTCAAACACGATCGCAATGGGCGAAATTGCGACCGACCTGGGAGATTTCGACAACCGAACTCGTGCCAAGCGTCACCCCGACCGTCAGCCAGCACAGACTGCCATTCGCCAAAACCCGCGACTGTGCATCGAGGATGGAACAATGATTGACCCACAGCGGCCGCAATTCTGGACTCCGGGTGCTCTCGAGGGAAACAGCAAGGGACGTGGCTTTCGCTGGGCGGATTGTCAAAACGCTCAATCTCAAGTTCACACGATCTTGCCGCCCAACAGCCCCACTTGCATTCCGCACGATTCGAACGGCCCATCCATCATGACAGTTTCGAGCCGTCACCAAGGCGGCGCTCATGTGTTGATGGGTGACGGCGCGGTCAAATTCATCACGTCGTCCATCGAATCGGGGAATCAGAACAACCCCGTGGTTTGGCGAAACGGAAACGATGCCAACATGAACCAGCCCGGAGCACAAAGTCCTTATGGTTTGTGGGGAGCACTGGGATCACGAGGAGCTCGCGAAGTGATCGACGGCGAGTTCTGA